Proteins encoded within one genomic window of Thunnus albacares chromosome 13, fThuAlb1.1, whole genome shotgun sequence:
- the camk2a gene encoding calcium/calmodulin-dependent protein kinase type II subunit alpha yields MATVICTRFTEEYQLYEELGKGAFSVVRRCVKVLSGQEYAAKIINTKKLSARDHQKLDREARICRLLKHPNIVRLHDSISEEAHHYLIFDLVTGGELFEDIVAREYYSEADASHCIQQILEAVLHCHQMGVVHRDLKPENLLLASKSKGAAVKLADFGLAIEVEGDQQAWFGFAGTPGYLSPEVLRKDPYGKAVDLWACGVILYILLVGYPPFWDEDQHRLYQQIKAGAYDFPSPEWDTVTPEAKDLINKMLTINPAKRITAAEALKHPWISHRSTVASCMHRQETVECLKKFNARRKLKGAILTTMLATRNFSGGKSGSNKKADGVKESSESTNTTIEDEDTRVRKQDIIKVTEQLIEAISNGDFESYTKMCDPAVTAFEPEALGNLVEGLDFHRFYFENLWSKNSKPVHTTILNPHIHLVGDEAACIAYIRVTQYIDANGTPRTAQSEETRVWHRRDGKWQIVHFHRSGSASTLSN; encoded by the exons GGGAGCGTTTTCTGTGGTGCGGCGCTGTGTGAAGGTGCTGTCAGGTCAGGAGTACGCCGCCAAGATCATCAACACCAAGAAACTGTCAGCCAGAG ATCATCAGAAGCTGGACCGCGAAGCTCGAATCTGTCGTTTACTGAAACACCCCAACATCG TTCGGCTACATGACAGCATCTCAGAGGAGGCGCATCATTACCTCATCTTTGACCT GGTGACGGGCGGAGAGTTGTTTGAAGATATTGTAGCCAGAGAATATTACAGTGAAGCTGACGCCag TCACTGTATCCAGCAGATTTTGGAGGCGGTGCTACACTGTCACCAGATGGGCGTGGTCCACAGAGACCTGAAG CCAGAGAACCTGCTGCTGGCCTCCAAGTCTAAAGGAGCGGCGGTCAAACTGGCCGACTTCGGTCTCGCCATCGAGGTGGAGGGAGACCAGCAGGCCTGGTTCG ggtTTGCGGGGACTCCTGGTTATCTGTCTCCAGAGGTTTTGAGGAAGGATCCGTACGGCAAAGCAGTCGACCTCTGGGCCTGTG GTGTGATTCTCTACATCTTATTGGTCGGTTATCCTCCATTCTGGGATGAAGATCAACATCGTCTCTACCAGCAGATCAAAGCTGGAGCTTATGAT TTCCCGTCTCCGGAGTGGGACACGGTGACCCCTGAAGCCAAAGACCTCATTAACAAGATGTTGACCATCAATCCGGCCAAACGCATCACAGCCGCCGAGGCGCTCAAACACCCCTGGAtctct CATCGCTCCACGGTGGCGTCCTGCATGCACAGACAGGAGACGGTCGAGTGTCTGAAGAAGTTCAACGCCAGACGGAAACTGAAG GGAGCCATTTTGACCACCATGTTGGCCACCAGGAATTTCTCCG GAGGAAAGAGTGGAAGCAACAAGAAGGCTGACGGAGTCAAA GAATCATCTGAGAGCACAAACACCACCATAGAGGATGAAGACACCAGAG tgagGAAACAGGACATCATTAAAGTCACTGAGCAGCTCATCGAGGCGATCAGCAACGGAGACTTCGAGAGCTACAC TAAAATGTGCGACCCGGCTGTGACGGCGTTCGAGCCCGAGGCGTTGGGGAATCTGGTCGAAGGCCTGGACTTCCATCGCTTTTACTTTGAGAACT TGTGGTCTAAGAACAGTAAACCCGTCCACACCACCATCTTGAATCCTCACATCCACCTGGTTGGGGACGAGGCGGCCTGCATCGCTTACATCAGAGTGACGCAGTACATCGACGCCAACGGGACGCCTCGCACCGCCCAGTCGGAGGAGACCAGGGTGTGGCACCGCCGGGACGGGAAGTGGCAGATCGTCCATTTCCACCGCTCAGGCTCTGCCTCCACGCTCAGCAA TTAA
- the sra1 gene encoding steroid receptor RNA activator 1 translates to MDDRYIKPGNQERGWNDPPQFSYGLQMARGPQRNLLNKRAAPPASDAGAPPMAPVTSNPLAPPPCGVAPPPLGPARPPAGGVATPPPLGPMRSQKDIDSGQSESEPDVEAVMSVLNRALAACRQNVSDQVCNDVAKRLRLLEDSWRSGRLSLPVRRRMDNLSLELRSGRWDSADELHRSLMVDHVTEVSQWMVGVKRLIAETRKLRPELLEPVQDTTGPVQDAAGPVQDAAEPVQDPAEPVQDPAGPVQDPADPVQDSKEPDSVSQS, encoded by the exons GTAACCAGGAGCGGGGATGGAACGACCCCCCTCAGTTCTCGTACGGCCTCCAGATGGCCCGCGGGCCACAGAGGAACCTCCTGAACAAGAGAGCAGCTCCACCAGCATCTG ATGCCGGAGCCCCGCCCATGGCCCCTGTCACTTCCAATCCTCTGGCCCCTCCCCCATGTGGCGTAGCCCCGCCTCCTCTGGGCCCAG cTCGGCCTCCTGCCGGCGGGGTAGCCACGCCCCCTCCTCTCGGTCCAATGAGAAGTCAGAAGGATATCGACAGCGGCCAATCAGAGAGCGAGCCTGATGTGGAGGCCGTGATGTCGGTGCTGAACAGAGCGCTCGCTGCCTGCAGACAGAACGTCTCT GATCAGGTGTGTAACGATGTGGCAAAGAGGCTCCGCCTCCTGGAGGACAGCTGGAGGTCAGGTAGACTCAGCCTACCTGTGAGGAGACGCATGGACAACCTGTCTCTGG aGCTGCGGTCTGGTAGGTGGGACTCTGCTGATGAGCTGCATCGCTCCCTGATGGTCGATCATGTGACCGAGGTCAGCCAATGGATGGTTGGTGTCAAACGACTCATCGCTGAGACCCGAAAGCTCAGACCAGAACTCTTAGAACCAGTCCAGGACACTACAGGACCAGTCCAGGATGCTGCAGGACCAGTCCAGGATGCTGCAGAACCAGTCCAGGACCCTGCAGAACCGGTCCAGGACCCTGCAGGCCCAGTCCAGGACCCTGCAGATCCAGTCCAGGACTCTAAGGAACCGGACTCTGTCTCCCAGTCCTGA